The Saxibacter everestensis genome has a window encoding:
- the pyk gene encoding pyruvate kinase encodes MRRAKIVATLGPATSSYEHLRALVAEGLDVARFNLSHGDHATHEEIYRSVRRAAADSGRAVGVLLDLQGPKIRLARFADGPVVLNTGDTFTITINDVPGDKDIVGTTHKSLPRDVNVGDPLLIDDGRIRLRATEVTATDVVTTVEIAGTVSNNKGLNLPGVAVSVPALSEKDEDDLRWGLRMGFDMVALSFVRNASDVDRVHAIMAEEGRVVPVIAKIEKPQAVENLSEIVDAFDGIMVARGDLGVELPLEQVPIVQKDAITLARQRAKPVIVATQMLESMISEARPTRAEASDCANAVLDGADALMLSGETSVGKYPIEAVRTMARIIESTEEHGLDRIAPLGTLPHTRGGAITKAAVEISELLDVRLLCTFTQSGDSVRRMSRLRPRLPLLAFTPVEDVRNQLALTWGVHTFIAQQVKHTDQMARQVDTILLGNGEAKEGELAVMVAGSPPGLTGSTNALRVHKMGDAIKGVAPAFADDTDADLAIEGYGPQKARPA; translated from the coding sequence ATGAGACGCGCAAAAATCGTAGCAACCCTCGGGCCGGCTACCTCTTCCTATGAACATTTACGTGCACTCGTCGCCGAAGGGCTCGACGTCGCACGTTTCAATCTCAGCCATGGCGACCACGCGACGCATGAGGAGATCTACCGCTCGGTGCGCAGGGCGGCGGCAGACTCCGGTCGGGCGGTCGGCGTGCTGCTCGACCTGCAGGGCCCGAAGATTCGCCTGGCCCGCTTTGCCGATGGCCCGGTCGTGCTCAACACCGGCGATACATTCACGATCACGATCAACGACGTACCCGGAGACAAGGACATCGTCGGCACGACGCATAAGAGCCTGCCGCGCGACGTGAACGTCGGTGATCCGCTGCTGATCGACGATGGCCGGATTCGGCTCCGGGCCACGGAAGTGACCGCAACGGACGTGGTCACCACGGTCGAGATCGCGGGAACGGTCTCCAATAACAAGGGCCTCAACCTTCCCGGGGTCGCGGTAAGCGTGCCGGCATTGTCGGAAAAGGACGAGGACGATCTGCGCTGGGGCCTGCGGATGGGCTTCGACATGGTTGCGCTGTCGTTCGTTCGCAATGCCAGCGATGTCGACCGCGTGCACGCGATCATGGCCGAAGAGGGCCGGGTCGTCCCGGTCATCGCCAAGATCGAGAAGCCGCAGGCGGTGGAGAACCTCAGCGAGATCGTCGATGCTTTCGACGGCATCATGGTCGCCCGCGGCGATCTGGGTGTTGAGCTTCCTCTCGAGCAGGTGCCGATCGTGCAGAAGGACGCCATCACGCTGGCGCGCCAGCGGGCTAAGCCGGTCATCGTCGCGACCCAGATGCTTGAGTCGATGATTTCCGAGGCGAGGCCGACCCGCGCCGAGGCCTCGGACTGTGCCAACGCCGTCCTGGATGGCGCCGACGCACTCATGCTTTCCGGCGAGACATCGGTCGGAAAGTACCCGATCGAGGCGGTCCGCACTATGGCGCGGATCATCGAATCGACCGAGGAACACGGCCTGGACCGGATTGCCCCACTTGGCACCCTGCCGCATACCCGCGGTGGCGCCATCACGAAGGCTGCCGTCGAGATCAGTGAGCTGCTCGACGTCCGGCTGCTGTGCACATTCACCCAGTCGGGCGACTCGGTGCGCCGGATGTCCAGGTTGCGGCCACGTTTGCCGCTGCTGGCGTTTACGCCGGTGGAAGACGTCCGCAACCAGCTGGCGCTGACCTGGGGAGTGCACACCTTCATCGCCCAGCAGGTCAAGCACACCGATCAGATGGCCCGGCAGGTCGACACCATCCTGCTCGGCAATGGCGAGGCGAAGGAAGGCGAGCTGGCGGTCATGGTTGCCGGTTCACCGCCGGGACTCACCGGCTCGACGAATGCGCTCCGGGTGCACAAGATGGGCGACGCGATCAAGGGTGTTGCGCCGGCATTCGCCGACGACACCGACGCTGACCTGGCGATCGAAGGCTACGGCCCGCAGAAGGCACGCCCGGCCTAG
- a CDS encoding glutamate synthase subunit beta: MADPRGFLTTRKRELPARRPVPVRIMDYREVYEQRDKDQLTRQAGRCMDCGVPFCHNGCPLGNLIPEWNDATWRGDNRTAIELLHSTNNFPEFTGRVCPAPCESACVLGINQPAVTIKQVEVSIIDEAWENGLVIPKIPDRLTGKTVAVVGSGPAGLAAAQQLTRAGHTVAVYERDDRLGGLLRYGIPDFKMEKHHIDRRIEQMQAEGTRFRPGVNIGSDFSWVKLRARFDAVIVATGATVPRDLSIPGRDAEGIHFAMDYLTPSNKVQAGDTVDDQIVATGKNVVIIGGGDTGADCLGTALRQQAESVTSLAIGHRPPDSRPDHEPWPLDPRLFEVSSAHEEGGDRKYLASSVEFLTDDSGYVRALKVAETHFVDGQRLPKSGTEHEIPADLVLIALGFTGPERAEFDQEFDGGGRSEASSRSRTFARDETYMSEHEGVFVAGDAGRGQSLVVWALAEGRACAAEVDRWLSGSTTLPAPVRPSTRALNVP, from the coding sequence ATGGCTGATCCCAGGGGATTTCTCACCACCCGCAAGCGTGAACTGCCAGCTCGTCGTCCAGTGCCGGTGCGGATCATGGACTACCGCGAGGTGTACGAGCAGCGGGACAAGGACCAGCTGACCCGACAGGCCGGGCGTTGCATGGACTGCGGGGTGCCGTTCTGCCATAACGGCTGCCCGCTCGGCAACCTGATCCCGGAGTGGAACGACGCTACCTGGCGTGGTGATAACCGGACCGCCATCGAGCTGCTGCATTCAACGAACAACTTTCCGGAATTCACCGGTAGGGTCTGCCCGGCCCCGTGCGAGTCGGCGTGTGTTCTCGGCATCAATCAGCCTGCCGTCACGATCAAGCAGGTCGAAGTGTCGATCATCGACGAGGCCTGGGAAAACGGTTTGGTGATACCGAAGATCCCGGATCGGCTTACCGGGAAGACGGTAGCCGTCGTCGGCTCCGGGCCCGCGGGTCTCGCCGCCGCACAGCAGCTGACCCGGGCCGGGCACACCGTCGCGGTGTACGAGCGCGACGATCGGCTTGGCGGTCTGCTGCGCTACGGCATCCCCGACTTCAAAATGGAGAAGCACCACATCGATCGCCGGATCGAGCAAATGCAGGCCGAAGGAACCAGGTTCCGGCCGGGCGTCAATATCGGCTCAGACTTCAGCTGGGTGAAGCTACGGGCCCGTTTCGATGCCGTCATCGTCGCCACCGGGGCCACAGTGCCCCGTGACCTGTCGATCCCTGGCCGGGACGCCGAGGGCATCCACTTCGCTATGGACTACCTGACCCCGTCGAACAAGGTGCAGGCCGGTGACACGGTCGACGATCAGATCGTGGCGACCGGCAAGAATGTCGTGATCATCGGTGGCGGTGACACAGGTGCCGACTGCCTTGGCACGGCGCTGCGCCAGCAGGCGGAGAGCGTGACGTCCCTGGCGATCGGCCACCGTCCGCCTGACAGCCGGCCAGATCACGAGCCATGGCCGTTGGATCCACGACTCTTCGAGGTCAGCAGCGCCCATGAGGAGGGCGGCGACCGCAAGTACCTGGCGTCCTCAGTCGAGTTCCTTACCGACGATTCCGGGTATGTACGGGCGCTCAAGGTTGCCGAAACCCACTTCGTCGATGGCCAACGCTTGCCGAAGTCCGGCACCGAGCATGAGATCCCAGCGGACCTCGTGTTGATCGCGCTGGGCTTCACCGGCCCCGAACGCGCGGAGTTCGATCAGGAGTTTGATGGCGGCGGCCGCTCGGAGGCTTCGTCGAGATCCCGGACCTTTGCCCGGGATGAAACCTACATGAGCGAGCACGAGGGCGTTTTCGTCGCCGGGGACGCCGGACGGGGTCAGTCGCTCGTCGTCTGGGCCCTAGCCGAGGGGCGGGCATGCGCTGCAGAGGTTGATCGCTGGCTGTCGGGCAGCACGACGCTGCCTGCCCCTGTGCGACCGAGCACGCGGGCGCTGAACGTCCCATAG
- the gltB gene encoding glutamate synthase large subunit → MVAESGRISAHERFSDLPKATGLYDPANEHDACGLAVVASLHGNPTHDIVDKALTALRNLEHRGAVGADEGTGDGAGIILQVPDEFFRSVLEFELPAPGDYAAGTAFLAADEPQTGVDLVEELAADEGLQVLGWRKVPIIADIVGRAARAVMPEFRQVFLALDPAVPAETTATGEPDPMVLERRAFMLRKRAEHAGVYFPSLSSRTMTYKGMLTTAQLEPFYPDLSDARFTSRLAIVHSRFSTNTFPSWPLAQPFRMIAHNGEINTVRGNRNWMRARESQLASELLASPSADGSNRDIQRLLPINAPGASDSASFDEVLELLAMSGRSLPHAMMMMIPEAWENDQQMDRKRREFYEFHSMLMEPWDGPACVSFTDGSQVGAVLDRNGLRPARYIITDDGLVVLASEVGVLDIDPARIVKRGRLKPGRMFLIDTAAERIVSDDEIKDRLASQEPYGEWLDAGRIKLSDLPDREHVVHTQASVTRRQRTFGYTEEELRILIAPMARAGTEPLGAMGSDTPIAVLSKRPRLLFDYFSQAFAQVTNPPLDAIREELVTSLEAGSGPEGNLLRVSPEQCHQVVLPYPVIDNDALAKIVHIDGTGRERAGASTVILRGLFRPSTGGNGLARRIEEICTEATAAIAKGARFLVLSDRDSTADLAPIPSLLLTSAVHHHLIRERTRTQVGLIVEAGDVRETHHIATLVGYGASAVNPYLAMETAEALVRAGVVTNVSQDKAVRNLLKALGKGVLKIMSKMGISTVHSYRGAQTFEALGLSQRIVDRYFTGTTSQLGGVGLDVIAAEVAARHELAYPATSMPPAHRRLEVGGEYQWRREGPPHLFNPETVFKLQHSTRAGRFDIFREYTKAIDDQAADLMTLRGLFRLREGVRPAVPLDEVEPVSEIVKRFSTGAMSYGSLSQEAHETLAIAMNRIGGKSNTGEGGEDVDRLLDPERRSAIKQVASGRFGVTSLYLTHADDIQIKMAQGAKPGEGGQLPPSKVYPWIARTRHATPGVGLISPPPHHDIYSIEDLAQLIYDLKRANPSARVHVKLVSQIGIGAVASGVAKAHSDVVLISGHDGGTGASPLNSLKHAGVPWELGLAEAQQTLMLNGLRERIVVQVDGQLKTGRDVLIAALLGAEEFGFATAPLVVSGCILMRVCHLDTCPVGVATQNPELRARFNGKPEFVVNFFEFLAEEVREYLAALGFRSIDEAIGHAELIDTNEAIAHWKTSGLDLTRILNGPEFPESAVRRNTTVQDHGLEKHFDHQLLPRVADVLQDRSTVRLNAAVHNVDRSVGTLLGYEVTRRFGEDVLDEDSIDVALTGSAGQSLGAFLPAGVTLRLFGDANDYVGKGLSGGRIIVRPDASSTTAAAENVIAGNVIGYGATSGELLISGIVGERFLVRNSGARAVVEGIGDHGLEYMTGGVAVIIGGIGKNFGAGMSGGTAYVLDLDPAQVNRGALESGELALMALQPDDVDVLTELLQRHADQTGSVVAAALLEGCRGSGDSISRFTKVMPRDFASVIETREQAVKEGLDLEGNVVWERILEATNG, encoded by the coding sequence ATGGTTGCTGAATCAGGCCGCATTTCAGCGCACGAAAGATTTTCGGACCTTCCGAAGGCGACCGGCCTTTACGATCCGGCGAATGAGCACGATGCCTGCGGGCTCGCCGTCGTCGCCTCCCTGCACGGCAATCCCACTCACGACATCGTCGACAAAGCGCTCACCGCGTTACGCAATCTGGAGCATCGCGGGGCAGTAGGCGCCGACGAGGGGACCGGTGACGGCGCCGGTATCATTCTGCAGGTTCCGGACGAGTTCTTCCGCTCCGTGCTGGAATTCGAATTGCCCGCGCCCGGCGATTATGCGGCAGGTACCGCCTTCCTGGCGGCGGACGAGCCACAGACAGGCGTTGACCTGGTTGAAGAGCTCGCCGCCGATGAGGGCCTGCAGGTACTCGGTTGGCGGAAAGTGCCGATCATCGCGGATATCGTCGGCCGCGCCGCACGCGCCGTGATGCCGGAATTCCGTCAGGTTTTTCTCGCGCTCGACCCGGCAGTCCCAGCCGAAACCACGGCGACCGGTGAGCCCGATCCGATGGTGCTGGAGCGCCGGGCCTTTATGCTGCGCAAGCGGGCCGAGCACGCCGGCGTGTACTTCCCGTCATTGTCTTCGCGCACAATGACATACAAGGGAATGCTGACAACGGCTCAGCTCGAACCGTTCTACCCTGATCTGTCCGATGCCCGGTTCACCAGCCGGCTGGCAATCGTGCATTCCCGGTTCTCCACGAACACATTCCCATCCTGGCCATTGGCCCAGCCATTCCGGATGATCGCCCACAATGGCGAGATCAACACCGTGCGCGGCAATCGGAACTGGATGCGCGCCCGGGAATCGCAGTTGGCCTCCGAATTGCTCGCCAGCCCGAGTGCCGACGGCTCGAACCGCGATATCCAGCGACTGCTGCCGATCAACGCCCCGGGCGCGAGCGACTCCGCGTCGTTCGACGAGGTCCTTGAACTGTTGGCCATGTCCGGCCGGTCACTGCCGCACGCCATGATGATGATGATTCCCGAGGCCTGGGAAAACGATCAGCAGATGGACCGGAAGCGACGTGAATTCTACGAGTTCCACTCCATGCTGATGGAGCCGTGGGACGGCCCTGCCTGCGTTTCGTTCACTGACGGCAGCCAGGTCGGCGCGGTGCTCGATCGCAACGGACTGCGGCCGGCCCGCTACATCATCACCGACGATGGCCTGGTCGTGCTGGCCAGCGAGGTCGGCGTGCTCGACATCGATCCGGCCAGGATCGTCAAACGTGGCAGATTGAAGCCGGGGCGGATGTTCCTGATCGACACCGCCGCAGAGCGGATCGTCAGCGACGACGAGATCAAGGACCGGCTCGCCAGCCAGGAACCGTATGGCGAATGGCTGGACGCCGGCCGGATCAAGCTCAGCGATCTGCCGGACCGTGAGCACGTCGTGCATACCCAGGCGTCGGTAACCAGGCGTCAGCGTACCTTCGGATACACAGAGGAAGAGCTTCGAATCCTGATAGCGCCGATGGCGCGTGCCGGCACCGAGCCGCTCGGCGCAATGGGGTCGGACACTCCCATCGCAGTTCTCAGTAAGCGGCCACGCCTGCTCTTCGACTATTTCTCCCAGGCTTTCGCACAGGTCACGAATCCGCCGCTGGACGCGATCCGGGAAGAACTGGTCACATCCCTTGAGGCCGGGTCCGGACCGGAAGGCAACCTGCTGCGGGTTTCACCGGAACAGTGCCACCAGGTGGTCCTGCCCTATCCAGTGATCGACAACGACGCGCTGGCCAAAATCGTGCACATCGACGGCACAGGCCGTGAGCGCGCCGGCGCGAGTACCGTCATCCTGCGCGGGCTGTTCCGGCCGAGCACGGGAGGAAACGGCCTGGCCAGGCGGATAGAGGAGATCTGTACCGAGGCCACTGCCGCGATCGCCAAGGGTGCGAGGTTCCTCGTGCTCTCCGACCGGGACTCGACCGCTGACCTGGCGCCGATCCCATCGCTGCTGCTGACGTCTGCTGTGCACCATCACCTGATCCGGGAACGGACCCGCACCCAGGTGGGCCTGATCGTGGAGGCCGGCGACGTGCGCGAGACGCACCATATCGCCACGCTGGTCGGCTACGGAGCGTCCGCCGTCAATCCCTACCTCGCCATGGAGACCGCCGAGGCGCTGGTCCGTGCCGGCGTTGTCACCAACGTGTCGCAGGACAAGGCGGTTCGCAACCTGCTCAAGGCACTCGGCAAGGGCGTGCTGAAGATCATGTCCAAAATGGGTATCTCCACGGTGCATTCCTACCGTGGTGCCCAGACATTCGAAGCGCTTGGGTTGTCACAGCGCATCGTGGACCGGTATTTCACCGGCACGACCAGCCAGCTGGGCGGCGTGGGTCTCGACGTGATAGCGGCCGAGGTCGCGGCCCGGCACGAACTTGCCTACCCGGCGACGTCGATGCCGCCGGCGCACCGCAGGCTGGAGGTCGGCGGCGAATACCAGTGGCGTCGCGAGGGACCGCCGCACCTGTTCAATCCGGAAACAGTCTTCAAGCTGCAGCACTCGACCCGCGCGGGACGCTTCGATATCTTCCGCGAGTACACCAAGGCGATCGATGACCAGGCCGCTGACCTGATGACGCTGCGTGGCCTGTTCCGGCTGCGCGAAGGCGTGCGCCCGGCCGTGCCGCTTGACGAGGTCGAGCCGGTCTCCGAGATCGTCAAGCGATTCTCCACCGGCGCGATGAGCTACGGCTCGCTGTCACAAGAAGCACACGAGACGCTGGCGATTGCGATGAACCGGATCGGCGGCAAGTCCAACACCGGTGAGGGCGGCGAGGACGTGGACCGGTTGCTCGACCCGGAGCGCCGTTCGGCTATCAAACAGGTCGCCTCGGGGCGCTTCGGCGTGACCAGCCTCTACCTGACCCACGCCGACGACATCCAGATCAAGATGGCCCAGGGCGCCAAGCCGGGGGAGGGCGGGCAACTGCCGCCGTCCAAGGTGTATCCCTGGATCGCGCGCACCCGGCATGCCACCCCGGGGGTCGGCCTGATCTCGCCGCCGCCACACCACGACATCTATTCGATCGAGGACCTGGCCCAGCTGATCTACGATCTGAAGCGCGCGAATCCCAGCGCCCGGGTGCATGTGAAGCTGGTCAGCCAGATAGGCATCGGCGCCGTTGCTTCCGGGGTTGCCAAGGCGCATTCCGACGTGGTGCTGATTTCCGGCCACGATGGCGGAACCGGTGCAAGCCCGCTGAATTCGCTCAAACACGCCGGGGTTCCCTGGGAACTCGGCCTCGCCGAAGCACAGCAGACTCTGATGCTGAACGGTCTGCGAGAGCGAATCGTCGTCCAGGTCGATGGCCAGCTGAAAACGGGCCGGGATGTCCTGATCGCTGCACTGCTCGGTGCGGAGGAGTTCGGCTTCGCCACGGCGCCGCTGGTCGTCTCCGGCTGCATTCTGATGCGCGTCTGCCACCTGGATACCTGCCCGGTCGGGGTTGCGACCCAGAACCCCGAGCTTCGGGCCCGGTTCAACGGAAAGCCGGAATTCGTGGTGAACTTCTTCGAGTTCCTGGCCGAGGAGGTCCGCGAATACCTCGCGGCCCTCGGCTTCCGGAGTATCGACGAGGCGATCGGCCACGCCGAGCTGATCGACACCAACGAGGCGATTGCCCATTGGAAGACCTCAGGACTCGACCTGACCCGGATCCTGAACGGACCCGAGTTCCCCGAATCCGCCGTGCGCAGGAACACCACGGTTCAGGATCACGGTCTAGAAAAACACTTCGATCATCAACTGCTGCCACGGGTTGCGGACGTGCTGCAGGACCGGTCGACGGTGCGGCTCAACGCGGCGGTGCACAACGTTGATCGCAGCGTCGGCACGCTGCTCGGATACGAGGTGACCCGGCGCTTCGGTGAGGACGTGCTCGACGAGGATTCGATCGACGTCGCCCTCACCGGATCGGCGGGACAGTCGCTCGGCGCTTTCCTGCCGGCTGGCGTCACCTTGCGGCTGTTCGGCGATGCGAACGACTACGTCGGCAAGGGACTGTCCGGCGGCAGGATAATCGTTCGGCCGGATGCCTCGAGCACTACCGCCGCCGCGGAGAACGTCATCGCCGGAAACGTGATCGGCTACGGGGCCACCTCCGGTGAACTGCTGATCTCTGGCATCGTCGGCGAGCGGTTTCTAGTGCGCAACTCCGGCGCCCGCGCGGTTGTCGAGGGCATCGGTGATCACGGTCTGGAGTACATGACCGGCGGTGTCGCGGTGATTATCGGTGGCATCGGCAAGAACTTCGGTGCGGGTATGTCCGGGGGAACGGCATATGTGCTCGACCTGGATCCGGCGCAGGTGAACCGGGGGGCGCTGGAATCGGGCGAACTCGCGCTGATGGCCCTGCAGCCGGACGACGTGGATGTGCTGACCGAGTTGCTGCAGCGCCACGCGGACCAAACCGGTTCCGTTGTGGCGGCCGCACTTCTTGAGGGCTGTCGCGGTTCAGGGGACAGCATCAGCCGGTTCACCAAGGTGATGCCGCGCGATTTCGCCTCGGTGATCGAGACCAGGGAACAGGCCGTCAAAGAGGGCCTCGACCTGGAAGGCAATGTTGTGTGGGAACGAATTCTGGAGGCGACCAATGGCTGA
- the lgt gene encoding prolipoprotein diacylglyceryl transferase, with protein MYLASIPSPGWSGFSIGGFTVHAYALCILAGIGAALWLTNRRWKARGGKEDHIWDIAIWAIPLGIIGGRLYHVFSSPDAYFGPDGDLTLIPQIWRGGLGIWGAVVLGVVGAYIGARRCGVRLPAFLDAAAPGILLAQGIGRWGNWFNQELFGAPTTLPWGLQIDYLTDGGINPNWPGPQYTEGTLFHPTFLYESIWNVIGVVLLLWLGSKFRLAWGQVFWAYVCYYTLGRVWIEALRIDDAELVLGLRLNVWTSILVFALGAAMFYLSRRKHREIEPSVYLPGREPATDSASVDESTTDSVDELATGRGDALRVASEPQLSRRARREADQKQGRGHASDG; from the coding sequence ATGTACCTCGCGAGTATTCCAAGTCCGGGATGGAGCGGGTTCTCCATCGGTGGTTTCACCGTTCATGCCTACGCGCTGTGCATCCTGGCCGGAATCGGCGCGGCCCTCTGGCTGACGAACCGGCGCTGGAAGGCTCGCGGTGGCAAAGAGGACCACATCTGGGACATCGCCATCTGGGCGATTCCGCTTGGCATCATCGGCGGCCGACTGTATCACGTGTTCAGCTCGCCTGACGCCTACTTCGGCCCGGACGGCGACCTCACGCTGATCCCGCAGATCTGGCGGGGTGGACTCGGCATTTGGGGTGCGGTCGTGCTCGGCGTCGTCGGCGCCTACATCGGCGCCAGACGGTGCGGCGTCCGGCTACCCGCGTTCCTCGATGCTGCGGCACCTGGAATTCTGCTCGCGCAGGGCATCGGACGCTGGGGCAACTGGTTCAACCAGGAGCTGTTCGGCGCGCCGACCACTCTGCCCTGGGGTTTGCAGATCGATTACCTCACCGACGGCGGGATCAACCCGAACTGGCCAGGCCCGCAATACACGGAGGGGACACTGTTCCATCCGACGTTCCTGTACGAATCGATCTGGAATGTGATCGGCGTCGTCCTCCTGCTCTGGCTCGGCAGCAAGTTCCGTCTGGCCTGGGGTCAGGTGTTCTGGGCGTACGTCTGTTACTACACTCTCGGCCGGGTGTGGATCGAAGCCCTGCGGATCGACGACGCGGAACTCGTGCTGGGGCTCCGGCTCAACGTCTGGACCTCAATACTTGTTTTTGCGCTCGGTGCCGCGATGTTCTATCTCAGTCGCCGCAAGCATCGTGAGATAGAACCAAGCGTGTACCTTCCCGGTCGGGAGCCCGCTACGGATTCCGCTTCGGTTGACGAATCGACGACGGATTCAGTTGACGAGCTGGCCACCGGCCGCGGCGACGCGCTGCGAGTCGCCTCCGAACCGCAGCTGAGCAGACGCGCGCGCCGCGAGGCGGATCAGAAGCAGGGCAGGGGTCACGCTTCGGACGGTTAG
- the trpA gene encoding tryptophan synthase subunit alpha: MSAVRSTADVLDAVRADGRPAALVGYLPVGFPDVDTSIKAAKEIVAAGVDIVELGLPYSDPGMDGVVIQHAAEVALAGGVRTRDVLRAVEEVSATGAGVVVMSYYNPVLRYGVNAFSRDLASAGGAGMITPDLIPDEADDWIAASDQYGLDRIFLVAPSSTRERLAMTAAASRGFVYAASTMGVTGTRTAVGEHARRLVDDTRAAGAANVCVGLGVSNPAQAAEVGEYADGVIVGSALIRALDADGVGAAGKLAGELAGSLAVAKKPVGK, from the coding sequence GTGAGCGCAGTCCGGAGCACAGCCGACGTACTCGATGCGGTCCGTGCCGACGGCCGGCCCGCCGCGCTGGTCGGTTACCTGCCGGTCGGGTTTCCCGATGTCGACACGTCGATCAAGGCAGCGAAGGAGATCGTCGCGGCCGGCGTCGACATCGTCGAACTCGGCCTGCCGTATTCCGATCCGGGCATGGATGGCGTCGTCATCCAGCACGCCGCCGAGGTGGCGCTTGCCGGGGGAGTCCGCACCAGGGACGTGCTGCGAGCGGTGGAAGAGGTCTCCGCCACCGGCGCGGGCGTCGTCGTGATGTCCTACTACAACCCGGTGCTGCGCTACGGGGTCAACGCGTTTTCGCGCGACCTTGCCTCCGCAGGCGGCGCCGGAATGATCACACCCGATCTGATTCCGGACGAAGCCGACGATTGGATCGCTGCAAGCGACCAGTACGGGCTCGACCGGATCTTTCTGGTCGCACCGTCCTCGACAAGGGAGCGACTGGCAATGACTGCCGCCGCGAGTCGCGGGTTCGTCTACGCGGCATCGACGATGGGTGTCACCGGAACCCGTACAGCGGTTGGCGAACACGCCCGACGCCTGGTGGACGACACCCGCGCCGCGGGAGCCGCCAACGTCTGCGTCGGCCTTGGCGTCTCCAACCCGGCGCAGGCCGCCGAAGTCGGTGAGTACGCTGACGGCGTCATCGTTGGCTCGGCGCTGATTCGTGCCCTCGACGCCGATGGCGTCGGGGCAGCAGGCAAGCTGGCTGGCGAGCTCGCCGGCTCGCTGGCCGTCGCCAAGAAACCGGTCGGAAAGTAG
- the trpB gene encoding tryptophan synthase subunit beta, whose translation MNESASPARSNGPYFGDFGGRFVPEALIAALDEIDAAYQKASNDPEYIAELNELHRTYTGRPSIMTEVPRFAEHAGNARILLKREDLNHTGSHKINNVLGQALLTKRMGKTRVIAETGAGQHGVATATAAALLGLDCTIYMGAEDTRRQALNVARMRLLGAEVVAVEAGSQTLKDAINEAFRDWVASVETTHYLFGTVAGPHPFPALVRDLQRIVGVEAREQVQEITGRLPDAVVACVGGGSNAIGIFHPFIDDAQVRLIGCEAAGDGVDTARHAATITQGTPGVLHGAHSLMLQDEDGQTLESHSISAGLDYPGVGPEHAWLAASGRAEYRPVTDTQAMDAFRLLCETEGIIPAIESAHALSGAIDLGKELGPESVILVSLSGRGDKDVNTAARWFELLDEGAEQL comes from the coding sequence GTGAACGAATCTGCTTCACCTGCTCGTTCGAATGGACCCTACTTCGGCGACTTCGGCGGCCGGTTCGTTCCGGAAGCTCTTATCGCCGCGCTCGACGAGATAGACGCGGCGTATCAGAAGGCCTCGAACGACCCGGAATACATTGCCGAACTGAACGAACTGCACAGGACATACACCGGACGGCCCTCGATCATGACCGAGGTGCCTCGCTTCGCCGAGCATGCCGGAAACGCCAGGATCCTGCTGAAGCGTGAGGATCTGAACCACACCGGTTCACACAAGATCAATAACGTGCTCGGTCAGGCTTTGCTGACGAAACGGATGGGTAAGACCCGGGTCATTGCGGAAACCGGGGCCGGCCAGCACGGAGTGGCCACCGCCACGGCGGCGGCGCTGCTGGGCCTCGACTGCACCATTTACATGGGCGCGGAGGACACCCGCCGGCAGGCGCTCAACGTAGCCAGGATGCGTCTGCTCGGTGCCGAGGTTGTCGCGGTCGAAGCCGGTTCGCAGACGCTGAAGGATGCGATCAACGAGGCGTTCCGTGACTGGGTTGCCTCGGTCGAAACGACACACTATCTGTTCGGCACCGTCGCCGGTCCGCATCCATTCCCGGCGCTTGTTCGCGATCTGCAGCGGATTGTCGGGGTCGAAGCCCGGGAACAGGTCCAGGAGATCACCGGACGTCTGCCGGACGCCGTGGTGGCCTGCGTTGGCGGAGGCTCGAACGCGATCGGAATTTTCCATCCGTTCATCGATGACGCCCAGGTCCGGCTGATCGGCTGCGAGGCGGCGGGGGATGGCGTCGACACCGCTCGGCATGCCGCGACAATCACCCAGGGGACTCCCGGCGTGCTGCACGGAGCCCACTCGCTGATGCTGCAGGACGAGGACGGCCAAACGCTCGAAAGCCACTCGATTTCGGCCGGGCTGGACTATCCCGGCGTCGGCCCGGAGCATGCCTGGCTGGCGGCTTCCGGCCGCGCCGAGTACCGTCCGGTGACTGACACCCAGGCGATGGACGCGTTCCGGCTGCTCTGTGAGACGGAAGGGATCATCCCGGCGATCGAATCCGCGCATGCACTGTCCGGAGCGATCGACCTCGGCAAGGAACTGGGCCCGGAGTCCGTCATCCTGGTGAGCCTCTCCGGTCGCGGCGATAAGGATGTCAATACCGCAGCCCGCTGGTTCGAGCTGCTCGACGAGGGAGCTGAGCAACTGTGA